In Patescibacteria group bacterium, one genomic interval encodes:
- a CDS encoding GspE/PulE family protein has protein sequence MSKDLFQYLVNAGLIDQTRLPKLEQGLASRQVLEIERFLLKNKLVSPKAFLKAKSEFFHLPALEMTPKLITEEILGIIPEQLADNYKMVAFDKQDNVLKVAISDPSNLRAREAVEFIARGKNLKLEYFVVFEKDIDTALRQYGNLKVEVKEALEQAEDKFAATGKEPIKEELDEVIKSAPVSKMASVIFRHAVEGRASDIHIEVDQEKSRVRYRIDGKLHTSIVLPKYIHAALVSRIKVLANLKIDESRIPQDGRIRQKIAGKQIDFRVSTLPLIDNEKVVMRVLETSLGAPSFDELGFSGMGLKIIQKTLKEPYGLFLVTGPTGSGKSTTLFSALSELNNEEINITTLEDPVEYYIEGVNQSQINTKVGFTFATGLRSILRQDPDIIMVGEIRDNETVELAIHAGLTGHLVLATLHTNDAVSAIPRLMDMKAEAFLLSTTVNVVVAQRLVRKICEHCRQEIAVPRRLQEEAHKELGNIPILKDYWSGGLDNLKFYRGKGCSHCGGMGYQGRIAIFEVLEITDKLKEIIAAGYPAEEVKKEILRQEMLSMKQDGIIKALKGLTALEDILEVTAT, from the coding sequence ATGTCAAAGGATTTATTTCAATATTTAGTAAACGCTGGTTTAATTGACCAAACTCGATTGCCAAAGCTGGAGCAGGGATTGGCTAGCCGGCAGGTTTTGGAAATAGAAAGATTTTTATTAAAAAATAAACTTGTTTCTCCCAAGGCCTTTTTAAAAGCGAAATCCGAATTTTTTCATCTGCCTGCCTTAGAGATGACTCCTAAACTTATTACTGAAGAGATTTTGGGAATTATTCCGGAGCAATTAGCAGATAATTACAAAATGGTCGCTTTTGACAAACAGGATAATGTTTTAAAAGTGGCTATCTCGGACCCCAGTAATCTGCGGGCCAGAGAGGCGGTAGAGTTTATTGCTCGTGGTAAAAATTTAAAATTAGAATATTTTGTTGTTTTTGAGAAGGATATTGATACAGCATTAAGGCAGTACGGCAATCTAAAAGTTGAAGTCAAGGAGGCCCTGGAACAGGCTGAAGACAAGTTCGCCGCCACCGGCAAAGAGCCTATCAAAGAGGAGCTTGACGAAGTTATTAAAAGCGCGCCGGTTTCCAAGATGGCCTCGGTTATATTTAGGCATGCGGTTGAGGGCCGAGCGAGCGATATCCACATTGAAGTAGATCAAGAAAAAAGCCGAGTGCGTTATAGGATTGATGGAAAACTGCATACCTCTATTGTTCTGCCAAAATATATTCATGCCGCGCTAGTTTCCCGCATCAAAGTTTTAGCCAATTTAAAAATTGATGAGAGCAGAATTCCCCAAGACGGTCGCATTCGTCAAAAAATAGCTGGTAAGCAAATTGATTTTCGGGTTTCCACCCTACCCTTAATTGACAATGAAAAAGTGGTGATGCGGGTCTTGGAAACTTCATTAGGCGCCCCAAGTTTTGACGAATTGGGTTTTAGCGGTATGGGTTTAAAGATTATACAAAAAACCTTAAAAGAACCCTACGGCCTATTTTTGGTGACTGGACCAACCGGGAGTGGTAAATCGACAACGCTTTTTTCGGCCCTAAGCGAACTGAACAATGAGGAAATTAACATTACCACGCTTGAAGATCCGGTTGAGTATTATATTGAGGGCGTGAATCAGTCACAAATTAATACTAAGGTGGGCTTTACTTTTGCTACTGGTTTACGTTCTATCCTTAGACAGGATCCGGATATCATTATGGTGGGCGAGATTAGGGATAATGAGACTGTTGAATTAGCTATTCATGCCGGATTAACAGGCCACCTTGTGTTGGCCACTCTTCATACCAATGATGCTGTCAGTGCAATCCCTCGGCTGATGGATATGAAGGCCGAGGCATTTTTGCTTTCCACCACAGTAAATGTTGTAGTAGCCCAACGTTTAGTAAGAAAAATTTGTGAACATTGCCGTCAAGAAATCGCGGTGCCAAGACGTTTGCAAGAGGAAGCACATAAAGAGCTGGGTAATATTCCCATACTGAAGGACTATTGGTCCGGAGGATTGGATAACTTAAAATTCTATCGAGGAAAAGGATGCAGTCACTGCGGCGGCATGGGCTATCAGGGCCGGATTGCCATTTTTGAGGTATTGGAGATAACGGATAAATTAAAAGAAATTATTGCGGCGGGCTATCCTGCGGAGGAGGTAAAAAAGGAAATCCTAAGACAGGAGATGCTTTCTATGAAACAAGACGGAATAATTAAAGCCCTTAAAGGGCTGACCGCGCTGGAGGATATTCTGGAGGTGACCGCAACCTAG
- the tadA gene encoding Flp pilus assembly complex ATPase component TadA, translating into MQAQDKIILDKMLTSIAEQRASDLHFLVGSPPVLRTDGRLKPLTNEIVITSDFIEQVVFSILNKDQQEKLTKEREIVIGYDFKPGLRFRVSVFYQKGNLSASFRLIVTPIKTLKELGMPAVVQEFVKSKKGLLLVSGPFASGKSTVIAAMIETINKSKSRHIVTLEEPIEYVFTNDKSIIEQREIGRDVTSVMQGLEFLEEGDADVIVTPEVEEPEVFLQLLDLAESGRFVISQLALDSVHKAMERINNIFPKDKQDLLRLMLGDNLVGILSLRLLPRLGGGLISIPEVLKVNSAVRSIIKEGKYYQLRNLMQISQAEGMKTFDQSLVELVSSGQILLEVALEQASDPASFRTTVR; encoded by the coding sequence ATGCAGGCGCAAGATAAAATTATTTTGGATAAAATGCTAACCAGTATTGCTGAACAGCGAGCTTCGGATTTGCATTTCCTGGTGGGCAGCCCCCCCGTATTACGGACAGATGGTCGATTGAAGCCGCTTACTAATGAAATTGTGATAACATCAGATTTCATTGAGCAAGTTGTGTTTTCTATTTTAAATAAAGATCAGCAAGAAAAGCTGACCAAAGAGCGGGAAATAGTCATAGGTTACGATTTTAAGCCGGGTTTGCGTTTTCGAGTGAGTGTTTTTTATCAAAAAGGAAACTTGAGCGCTTCTTTTAGGTTGATTGTTACCCCGATAAAGACCTTGAAAGAATTGGGTATGCCAGCAGTAGTACAAGAGTTTGTTAAATCTAAAAAGGGTCTTTTGCTGGTTAGCGGCCCCTTTGCTTCTGGGAAATCAACAGTTATTGCGGCGATGATTGAAACAATAAATAAAAGTAAGTCACGGCATATCGTGACCCTGGAGGAGCCGATTGAATATGTATTTACTAATGATAAAAGTATTATTGAACAGCGGGAGATAGGCCGAGATGTTACTTCTGTAATGCAGGGCCTGGAATTTTTGGAGGAGGGAGACGCAGATGTCATAGTAACTCCGGAAGTGGAGGAACCGGAGGTGTTTTTGCAGCTTTTGGACTTGGCGGAATCGGGTCGTTTTGTTATTTCTCAGTTAGCCTTGGATTCCGTTCATAAGGCAATGGAGCGCATCAACAATATTTTTCCTAAAGATAAGCAGGATTTACTGAGGTTGATGCTGGGAGATAATCTGGTGGGAATATTAAGTTTGAGATTACTGCCGCGTTTGGGCGGCGGATTAATTTCTATACCAGAAGTTCTAAAAGTCAATTCAGCTGTTCGTTCGATAATCAAGGAGGGCAAGTATTATCAGCTACGGAACCTCATGCAAATTTCTCAAGCCGAAGGCATGAAAACATTTGATCAATCATTGGTTGAATTAGTGAGCAGCGGACAGATTCTTTTGGAAGTTGCCCTTGAGCAGGCCAGTGACCCGGCAAGTTTTAGAACAACGGTTAGATAG
- the pilM gene encoding pilus assembly protein PilM, translated as MGLFSKSKSYLGVDLGTASVKIIELANQDGKPRLLTYGYLDWSTDIMRNTAPEAKNKVAAMIKAICEKSQTRSRKAVTALPSFSVFNSIINLPRMSKKDLSSAIYWEAKKFVPMPIEEVILDWKILEPEISSNYHTIDNKKKEEYFVKNQEMADSDFKNKSPKENNEPSQKSDNKNLRILLTAAPKNLVKKYIDIFEQAELELLSLETESFALGRSLVGGDRATVMVIDLGATTTDIIIMKSGIPLLSRSIDIGGMTITKSIVNTLNIGEKRAEQFKRDIGISLAAAAGSLADQTQGQLSNGFNSAAKGWGGVPRAIREVMDSLINEIRYSLDLYQTQSGEHVEKVILSGGSAFLPNLSEYFAQMLEIKVFIGDPWSRVIYPTELKFSLEELGPCFAVAIGLAMREIE; from the coding sequence ATCTTGGCACCGCCAGTGTTAAAATTATTGAGCTGGCTAACCAGGATGGCAAGCCGCGGCTTTTAACTTATGGCTATCTAGATTGGTCAACCGATATCATGAGAAACACCGCGCCTGAAGCAAAGAATAAGGTTGCTGCGATGATTAAGGCCATTTGTGAAAAATCACAAACTCGGAGTCGCAAGGCGGTTACGGCCCTGCCGAGTTTTTCAGTATTCAACTCCATCATCAATTTGCCAAGAATGTCCAAAAAAGATTTATCCTCGGCTATTTACTGGGAAGCCAAGAAGTTTGTGCCAATGCCAATAGAAGAGGTGATTTTAGATTGGAAGATTTTAGAGCCAGAAATTTCTAGCAATTATCACACCATAGATAACAAAAAGAAAGAAGAGTATTTTGTCAAAAATCAGGAAATGGCTGATTCTGACTTTAAAAATAAATCCCCAAAAGAAAATAACGAACCCTCTCAAAAAAGTGATAATAAAAATTTACGCATCCTTTTGACTGCCGCCCCTAAGAATTTGGTTAAAAAGTATATTGATATTTTTGAGCAAGCCGAGCTCGAACTTTTGAGCTTGGAAACAGAGTCTTTTGCTTTGGGTCGCAGTCTTGTTGGGGGAGACAGGGCCACGGTAATGGTTATTGACTTGGGGGCAACCACCACTGACATTATAATAATGAAATCCGGTATTCCGCTTTTAAGCCGCAGTATTGATATAGGCGGCATGACCATTACTAAATCTATAGTGAATACTTTAAATATAGGCGAGAAGCGGGCCGAGCAGTTCAAGCGGGACATTGGTATTTCTTTGGCGGCGGCTGCCGGTTCTTTGGCAGATCAGACCCAAGGACAACTTTCTAATGGGTTTAATTCCGCGGCTAAAGGATGGGGAGGGGTACCGCGGGCCATCCGAGAGGTTATGGATTCATTAATTAATGAAATTCGTTATTCGTTAGATTTGTATCAAACCCAAAGCGGCGAACATGTAGAGAAAGTCATCCTTTCTGGCGGTTCAGCATTTTTACCAAATTTATCTGAATATTTTGCACAAATGCTTGAGATTAAGGTTTTTATTGGTGATCCTTGGAGTCGGGTAATTTATCCAACAGAACTAAAATTTTCGCTTGAAGAGCTGGGCCCATGCTTTGCCGTAGCTATTGGTCTGGCAATGAGAGAGATAGAATGA
- a CDS encoding type II secretion system F family protein, translated as MIFHYQAKDNEGLLVNGTVEANNEKVAIESLREKGYTIVGLEPGEETPKTAGFLAVLNRVKRKEIVIFSRQLAVMAAATVPIVQALMILVKQTKNPVLKLIISEVADDVDGGSKLSSALGRHPKAFSNFYVSMVKTGETSGKLSEVLNYLADQEEKDYDLAAKIKGAMIYPIFIVSGLVLVGAAMMIFVIPQLTAILKESGADLPLSTRALIGSSDFFSAYWWIILIVLVAGAVGFKLLLKIAKLRYFFDWLKLRMPIFGKLFQKIYLVRFTRSMSTLVVGGVALPAALDIVSEVVGNRVYHDLVIETNREVRDGNPMVSVFAKSKAVPPMLSQMIGVGEQTGKLDEVLNRLGDFYAREVDNMVTNLVTLIEPLIMIFMGVGVGIMVAAILLPMYNLASSF; from the coding sequence ATGATATTTCATTATCAAGCAAAAGACAATGAAGGACTTCTGGTGAACGGTACCGTAGAAGCCAATAATGAAAAAGTAGCAATAGAGAGCCTGCGCGAGAAGGGCTATACTATTGTTGGCCTAGAGCCAGGGGAAGAGACCCCAAAGACAGCAGGGTTTTTGGCTGTGCTTAATAGAGTTAAAAGAAAAGAGATTGTTATTTTTTCCAGGCAGTTGGCAGTAATGGCGGCGGCTACCGTGCCCATTGTTCAGGCCCTAATGATTTTGGTCAAGCAAACCAAGAATCCCGTTTTGAAACTAATAATCTCCGAGGTGGCTGATGATGTTGATGGCGGTTCTAAACTATCTAGCGCTCTGGGCCGCCACCCCAAAGCTTTTTCCAATTTTTATGTCAGTATGGTTAAGACCGGCGAGACTTCCGGCAAGTTATCAGAGGTTTTGAATTATTTGGCGGACCAGGAAGAAAAAGATTATGATTTGGCAGCCAAAATTAAGGGGGCGATGATTTATCCGATTTTTATAGTTTCTGGCTTGGTTTTAGTGGGGGCCGCGATGATGATTTTTGTAATCCCTCAATTAACCGCTATCCTAAAAGAATCAGGGGCAGACCTGCCTTTATCTACCAGGGCTTTGATTGGCTCCAGTGATTTTTTTTCTGCTTATTGGTGGATTATACTGATTGTTTTAGTGGCGGGAGCAGTAGGTTTTAAATTGCTGTTAAAGATTGCCAAATTAAGATATTTTTTTGACTGGTTGAAACTAAGGATGCCGATTTTTGGCAAACTTTTTCAAAAAATTTACTTAGTGCGTTTTACAAGGAGTATGTCCACCTTGGTTGTTGGCGGCGTTGCCCTGCCCGCGGCTCTAGACATTGTTAGCGAAGTAGTTGGCAACAGGGTTTACCATGACTTGGTTATTGAGACTAACAGGGAGGTTCGGGATGGTAATCCCATGGTTTCGGTTTTTGCTAAAAGTAAGGCAGTGCCACCGATGCTCTCTCAGATGATAGGCGTGGGCGAACAGACCGGCAAGCTGGATGAGGTTTTAAATCGACTTGGTGATTTTTATGCCCGCGAGGTTGACAATATGGTTACTAATTTGGTGACTTTAATTGAGCCTTTGATTATGATTTTTATGGGCGTGGGCGTGGGTATTATGGTAGCTGCGATTTTATTGCCGATGTATAATTTAGCGTCAAGCTTTTGA
- a CDS encoding response regulator, which yields MHPQKFKILLIEDDSFLANLYIGKFSNEGFAVIRASHGEEGLTLAKKIRPRAILLDLLLPGLDGFSVLQSLKKDLATQEIPVIVLTNSGEEENINKALDLGAADYLIKVNFLPSEVVEKVRGVIAE from the coding sequence ATGCATCCCCAAAAATTTAAAATTTTACTTATTGAAGACGACTCCTTTTTAGCTAATCTTTATATTGGTAAGTTTAGTAATGAGGGTTTTGCGGTTATCCGGGCCAGTCATGGCGAAGAGGGTTTGACATTAGCCAAAAAGATTAGGCCGCGAGCGATTCTATTGGATTTGCTTTTGCCGGGTTTGGACGGGTTTTCTGTGCTTCAGAGTCTTAAGAAGGACCTGGCCACCCAAGAGATTCCAGTGATTGTTTTAACTAATTCAGGCGAAGAAGAAAATATTAATAAAGCTTTGGACTTGGGAGCAGCTGATTATTTAATCAAGGTTAATTTTTTGCCTTCCGAGGTCGTCGAGAAAGTCAGAGGAGTTATAGCTGAATGA
- the pilO gene encoding type 4a pilus biogenesis protein PilO, producing MPQETLNSKQTKNISLIVVNYFKFVLIASIILVFALGYFLFLRPRFKQTEQGPSERQQVLETQLSAKIKTLTQLQGFRTMLDSLSDENKRRLNIFLPSEKETPELFVQLNALARENNLYLDSIEIKEVGDAKIGTSPSLPNREDEAAAGPDQAELDPALLGSDASSLKFLDINLSLSGGHYFDLKNFLQDVERNLRLLDVTSVNFIGEGDSFVVNMGAYYIEE from the coding sequence ATGCCCCAGGAAACCCTCAACAGCAAACAAACAAAGAATATAAGTTTGATTGTTGTTAATTATTTTAAATTTGTCTTGATTGCAAGCATTATTTTAGTTTTTGCTTTGGGCTATTTTTTGTTTTTGAGGCCAAGATTTAAACAAACCGAACAAGGACCGAGCGAAAGGCAGCAAGTTTTAGAAACCCAACTGTCAGCTAAAATCAAGACTTTAACGCAGCTGCAAGGATTTAGAACCATGTTAGATAGCTTGTCTGATGAGAACAAACGGCGGTTGAATATTTTTTTGCCGAGTGAAAAGGAGACCCCAGAATTATTTGTTCAGTTGAATGCTTTGGCGAGAGAGAATAATTTATATTTGGATTCAATAGAAATTAAAGAGGTTGGAGATGCTAAAATAGGAACCTCGCCCTCTTTGCCAAATCGGGAGGACGAGGCAGCCGCTGGCCCGGATCAGGCAGAATTAGACCCGGCTTTATTGGGCAGCGATGCCAGCTCTCTTAAATTTTTAGATATTAACCTTAGCTTATCGGGTGGCCATTACTTTGATTTAAAAAATTTCTTGCAAGACGTGGAAAGAAATTTGAGGCTTCTAGATGTTACCTCGGTTAATTTTATTGGTGAGGGCGATTCTTTTGTGGTTAATATGGGGGCATACTATATAGAAGAATAA